The following coding sequences lie in one Heyndrickxia oleronia genomic window:
- a CDS encoding NUDIX hydrolase: MEQSTSNVFIPPKHIVSAATIVLNEEKEILLIKGPWRGWEMPGGQVEEGESLKDAAIRETKEETGIDIEVLKFCGIFQNVNKSICNTLFLGKPIGGKLTTSSESLEVGFYPIEQALKMVTVGNFRQRIEYCLDESSHPFYIEF; this comes from the coding sequence TTGGAACAAAGTACATCGAATGTATTCATACCGCCAAAACATATAGTTTCCGCAGCAACCATTGTGCTTAATGAAGAAAAGGAAATTCTATTAATCAAGGGACCTTGGAGAGGTTGGGAAATGCCAGGTGGGCAAGTGGAAGAAGGAGAGTCTTTGAAGGATGCTGCAATTAGGGAAACTAAAGAGGAAACAGGTATTGATATTGAGGTATTAAAATTTTGCGGAATTTTTCAAAATGTAAACAAATCAATTTGTAATACGCTGTTCTTAGGAAAACCTATTGGAGGTAAATTGACAACTTCATCAGAGAGTTTGGAAGTAGGGTTCTATCCTATTGAACAAGCTTTGAAAATGGTGACTGTAGGGAACTTCAGACAAAGAATTGAATACTGTTTGGACGAAAGCAGTCATCCATTTTATATAGAATTTTAA
- a CDS encoding sigma-70 family RNA polymerase sigma factor has product MTNNNDDHLDGIQDTDQWLEILMKDYGEKLIRVAYLYLKDWKLAEDVVQETFIKCFLKQKDFRGDSSVKTWIYSILTNACRDILRSTSYKKTIIVNKLYPYQDTYTESPEDAVIQNEDEYYLSECVLSLPIKYREVIILFYYNYK; this is encoded by the coding sequence ATGACTAATAATAATGATGATCATTTGGATGGAATTCAAGATACAGATCAATGGTTAGAAATCCTAATGAAGGATTACGGTGAAAAGTTAATTCGTGTTGCTTATTTGTATTTAAAGGATTGGAAATTAGCCGAGGACGTCGTACAAGAAACATTCATTAAATGTTTCCTCAAACAAAAGGATTTTCGAGGAGATTCGTCTGTTAAGACGTGGATATATTCTATTTTAACTAATGCTTGTAGAGACATATTAAGAAGTACAAGTTACAAAAAAACAATAATAGTAAATAAACTTTATCCCTATCAAGATACTTACACAGAATCACCTGAAGATGCTGTTATTCAGAATGAAGATGAATATTATTTATCTGAGTGTGTTCTTTCATTACCTATAAAATATCGAGAAGTAATCATATTATTTTATTATAACTATAAATGA
- a CDS encoding DUF4352 domain-containing protein: MRSNQDEFENLKSALDNTILSGEHFTDKQKEDIREGIKKQRYSKNQFRSKSLVPRFLTIAFTILFISFVGILITNSMKDLNESAKETSPNEKKESTLAETKDTDIYDFPPALYGNTQTRLKVGEGYKGTGDLGVRVNKIRVVPSNEQETNNGLITIGVLIKVENRGSKELFISPEVTMKLFNDQMEEQIDIKNVESIKGPLEVSESKSGELLFEIPKAKKYKFIYLDKEGKMFIEWYFPE, translated from the coding sequence ATGCGAAGTAACCAGGATGAGTTTGAAAATTTGAAATCTGCTTTAGATAACACAATCTTATCTGGAGAACATTTTACTGATAAACAAAAGGAAGATATTCGTGAAGGGATTAAGAAACAGCGTTATTCTAAAAATCAGTTTCGTTCAAAATCATTAGTTCCACGTTTCTTAACTATTGCTTTTACGATTCTATTTATTAGCTTCGTAGGTATCCTTATTACAAATAGCATGAAAGATTTAAATGAATCTGCAAAAGAAACTTCACCTAATGAAAAAAAGGAATCGACATTAGCAGAAACCAAAGATACAGATATTTATGATTTTCCTCCAGCACTTTACGGCAATACGCAAACAAGATTAAAAGTAGGTGAAGGGTATAAAGGAACTGGAGATCTTGGAGTAAGGGTTAATAAAATTCGTGTAGTACCATCTAATGAACAAGAAACCAACAATGGGCTTATAACCATAGGAGTATTAATAAAAGTAGAGAATAGAGGGAGTAAAGAGCTGTTCATATCACCAGAAGTGACAATGAAACTTTTTAACGATCAAATGGAAGAACAAATAGATATTAAAAATGTTGAATCTATTAAAGGTCCACTTGAAGTATCAGAATCAAAAAGTGGTGAACTGTTATTTGAAATACCTAAAGCTAAGAAGTATAAATTTATTTATTTAGACAAAGAAGGTAAAATGTTTATAGAATGGTACTTTCCGGAGTAA
- a CDS encoding NAD(P)H-dependent oxidoreductase, which yields MKVFIVYDSEGGHTEALARAIGHGAEQTGKATVYVKHVDEADVHDLPEMDAIIWGCPGHFGSISSGLKKWMDKLGYLWARGKLVDKVGAVFCTIATTHGGLEATLLNLITPMLHQGMIIVGLPGNIPENALYGSYYGVGISCPIESSVLLNEQDQALGRALGERVVQVTAQLQNESRK from the coding sequence ATGAAGGTGTTTATTGTATACGATAGTGAAGGCGGACATACGGAAGCTTTAGCGAGAGCGATTGGTCATGGGGCAGAACAGACTGGAAAAGCTACTGTGTACGTCAAACATGTTGATGAAGCCGATGTCCATGACCTACCGGAAATGGATGCAATTATTTGGGGATGCCCCGGCCATTTCGGCAGTATTAGTTCTGGTTTAAAAAAGTGGATGGACAAACTTGGTTATCTATGGGCACGCGGTAAACTAGTGGATAAAGTGGGTGCTGTTTTTTGTACAATAGCCACAACACATGGGGGACTAGAAGCGACCTTGTTAAATCTTATTACTCCCATGCTTCATCAAGGGATGATTATTGTAGGTTTGCCAGGAAATATACCAGAAAATGCTCTATACGGTTCTTATTATGGTGTGGGAATATCGTGCCCCATTGAAAGCTCCGTACTATTAAATGAGCAAGATCAAGCACTGGGAAGAGCATTAGGTGAACGGGTTGTTCAAGTAACGGCTCAGCTTCAAAACGAAAGCAGAAAATAG
- a CDS encoding ABC transporter permease — MNQLFKLSSSWFPIWLISLLMLVMVFVYLPIFKGAKQNMSDVPLIIVNEDKGKIGDAILLNLIEKQNGNSFKWKVDENREDAFNDIRNNKAYGALIIPSDYSKNLGEVHDTLLSGLTNGQPADLEVLLNEGIGQTATMIASNTLQTVALSTSKEISSQFKEELLQKGMSLAPENASLLDNPVKIVSTNVLGLPVNLNKGMTPFVMALISSITGMLGANMIHGYLLRSNGTLKKRGSALSESEVLTSEIIFGFILTFCVSIFIQLGVFGIFGSAHASSIWAIFLFTFFSCTTMFLLFKTIAVFLGGWGMLVMFSVNFMGIFSSGGAFPLSTLPIVHRLFSNILPTRYIVDGIRALLYYDGRLEAGLGQALGALSIYFVLTLAILITFIANIKKYKEVKPVESGKKIGVEVENEIPHKSHNHENREIHHTGEKDEQFRQALSHLAKGKQEEKQEMDDDEFRNALKSLHKKK, encoded by the coding sequence GTGAATCAATTGTTTAAATTAAGCTCCTCTTGGTTTCCAATTTGGTTAATTTCTTTATTAATGCTAGTCATGGTCTTTGTTTATCTGCCAATATTTAAAGGTGCAAAACAAAACATGTCTGATGTACCTCTAATTATTGTAAATGAAGATAAAGGAAAAATTGGCGATGCTATACTATTAAATCTTATCGAAAAACAAAATGGGAACTCTTTTAAATGGAAGGTAGATGAAAATAGGGAAGATGCATTCAACGATATAAGAAATAACAAAGCTTATGGAGCATTAATTATCCCTTCAGATTATTCAAAAAATCTTGGTGAAGTTCATGATACCCTTCTTTCTGGTCTTACGAATGGTCAACCAGCTGATTTAGAAGTTTTATTAAATGAAGGGATTGGACAAACTGCCACTATGATTGCAAGTAACACCCTTCAAACTGTCGCTTTATCTACCTCCAAAGAAATTAGCAGCCAATTTAAAGAAGAACTGCTGCAAAAAGGAATGAGCTTAGCGCCGGAGAATGCTTCACTATTGGACAATCCAGTGAAGATTGTTTCAACAAATGTACTGGGGCTGCCGGTTAATCTTAATAAAGGAATGACACCATTTGTTATGGCTCTTATATCCTCCATTACTGGGATGTTAGGAGCAAATATGATTCATGGATATCTTTTGCGCAGTAATGGTACTTTGAAAAAAAGAGGATCGGCATTAAGTGAATCTGAAGTCCTTACTTCAGAAATAATTTTTGGGTTCATATTAACATTCTGTGTGTCAATATTTATTCAACTAGGGGTATTTGGAATCTTTGGAAGTGCACATGCTTCAAGCATTTGGGCGATATTCCTCTTTACTTTTTTTAGTTGTACAACCATGTTTCTGTTATTTAAAACGATAGCGGTATTTTTAGGTGGATGGGGAATGTTAGTAATGTTCTCGGTAAATTTTATGGGGATATTCTCGAGTGGTGGAGCATTTCCATTATCAACGCTACCAATTGTCCATCGACTATTCAGTAATATTTTACCTACACGATATATTGTAGACGGTATTAGGGCTTTGCTTTATTATGACGGAAGATTAGAAGCAGGCCTTGGTCAAGCCCTAGGTGCACTTTCCATCTATTTTGTTTTGACATTAGCGATTCTTATTACATTCATTGCTAATATTAAGAAATATAAAGAAGTTAAACCGGTTGAAAGTGGAAAGAAAATTGGAGTAGAAGTAGAGAATGAAATTCCTCATAAATCACATAATCATGAGAATAGGGAGATTCACCATACCGGAGAGAAAGATGAACAGTTTCGTCAAGCATTAAGCCATCTAGCAAAAGGCAAACAAGAGGAGAAGCAGGAAATGGACGACGATGAGTTCCGTAATGCATTAAAATCATTACATAAAAAGAAATAA
- a CDS encoding SCO family protein, translating to MIKKSILYILFLLTIFAIIGCSNFKGDMDWELSEFDMKDQNNKDFQLKDIKGDIWLVDFIFTSCATFCPQMTANMAQIQEMVKEENLKVNFASFSVDPEVDSPEILNSYVQKFTENTDNWYLLSGYSQDYIKDFALKNFKTIANKPENGQVIHSNQFYLINKKGVVVKSYDGNNNVPFDNIVKDIKALSRQ from the coding sequence ATGATTAAGAAATCTATCCTATACATTTTATTTTTATTAACCATATTTGCAATAATAGGATGTAGTAATTTTAAAGGAGATATGGATTGGGAATTATCTGAATTTGACATGAAAGACCAGAATAATAAAGATTTTCAATTAAAGGATATAAAAGGAGATATATGGCTAGTAGACTTCATTTTTACCAGTTGTGCTACATTTTGTCCTCAGATGACTGCAAATATGGCACAAATTCAAGAAATGGTGAAGGAAGAGAATTTAAAAGTAAACTTCGCTTCGTTTAGTGTTGATCCAGAAGTGGACTCCCCTGAGATTTTAAATTCTTATGTACAGAAGTTTACAGAGAATACTGATAATTGGTATTTGTTAAGTGGATACTCACAGGATTATATAAAAGACTTTGCTTTGAAGAATTTCAAAACTATTGCAAATAAACCAGAAAATGGACAGGTAATACATAGTAATCAGTTTTATTTAATTAACAAAAAAGGAGTTGTAGTTAAAAGTTATGATGGAAATAACAATGTACCCTTTGATAATATTGTTAAAGATATAAAAGCATTGTCACGACAATAA
- a CDS encoding YneF family protein: protein MAWWGYLLILVALLAGIALGFFIARKYMMNYLKKNPPINEQMLKMMMTQMGMKPSQKKINQMMNAMNKQQMK from the coding sequence ATGGCCTGGTGGGGATATTTACTAATATTAGTTGCATTACTTGCTGGTATTGCACTAGGATTTTTCATAGCTCGTAAATATATGATGAACTACTTAAAGAAAAATCCACCAATCAATGAACAAATGCTTAAAATGATGATGACACAAATGGGCATGAAACCATCGCAAAAGAAAATCAATCAGATGATGAATGCTATGAATAAACAGCAAATGAAGTAA
- the sirA gene encoding sporulation inhibitor of replication protein SirA, translated as MRAYQIYLIEDEVAEYYYGRERMFYDLFIEYFHVSGRLKQIIRRQIEYITKPIPILHIQYLVGQAFAKKKELIVEGHVYKFRDSDRTNGVELMIGENSLRLQAWGKFDSESAFLEILRKYDGRLLAIDFENERYGWIKPIKERKYI; from the coding sequence ATGCGTGCCTATCAAATCTATTTAATAGAAGATGAGGTTGCAGAGTATTATTATGGACGGGAAAGAATGTTTTACGACTTGTTTATTGAATATTTTCATGTAAGCGGCAGACTTAAACAAATCATTCGAAGGCAAATTGAATATATTACAAAACCAATTCCTATTTTACATATCCAGTATTTAGTGGGACAAGCCTTTGCAAAGAAAAAAGAATTAATTGTAGAGGGTCATGTGTATAAATTTAGGGATAGTGATCGGACAAATGGTGTAGAATTAATGATAGGAGAAAATAGTTTAAGGTTACAGGCATGGGGAAAATTTGATTCTGAATCAGCATTCTTAGAAATTTTAAGAAAATATGATGGTCGTTTATTAGCAATTGACTTCGAAAATGAACGTTATGGCTGGATAAAACCGATAAAAGAAAGAAAATACATTTGA
- a CDS encoding HAD-IA family hydrolase, with the protein MNILWDFDGTLFDTYPIYTNSFKQILGNIPEKVIYQQLKISYTHAVNYFQLTEEQTKRIKEIENEVTPEDIRPFPDVEKVLQFANLNVIMTHNTRKEVENILTHYQWGHYFKEIVTIDNGFPRKPHPASYKYLHQKYDLDLIIGDRELDILAGKKLNIKTCLFQNNQAGADYYLSHYKDFFQLMQYIK; encoded by the coding sequence TTGAATATTCTTTGGGATTTTGATGGAACACTATTTGATACATATCCAATATATACAAATAGCTTTAAACAAATTCTTGGAAATATTCCCGAAAAAGTGATCTATCAACAATTAAAAATCTCCTATACTCACGCGGTAAATTATTTTCAATTAACAGAAGAGCAAACGAAAAGGATTAAAGAAATCGAAAATGAGGTCACACCTGAAGATATACGTCCTTTCCCAGATGTTGAGAAAGTTCTACAGTTCGCTAATTTAAATGTCATCATGACCCATAATACGAGGAAAGAAGTGGAAAATATTTTAACTCATTATCAGTGGGGACATTATTTTAAAGAAATAGTTACTATTGATAATGGTTTTCCACGGAAGCCTCATCCTGCATCTTATAAATATTTACATCAAAAATACGATCTCGACTTAATCATTGGGGATAGAGAATTAGATATACTTGCCGGCAAAAAATTAAATATTAAGACTTGTCTCTTTCAAAATAATCAAGCTGGAGCAGATTATTATCTTTCCCATTACAAAGACTTTTTTCAGCTCATGCAATACATAAAATAA
- the tkt gene encoding transketolase: MFDNTDQLAVNTIRTLSIDAIEKANSGHPGLPMGAAPMAYTLWTRMMNHNPKNPEWFNRDRFVLSAGHGSMLLYSLLHLAGYGLSMDEIKQFRQWGSKTPGHPEYGHTKGVEATTGPLGQGIAMAVGMAMAERHLAGVYNKDKFDIVDHYTYALCGDGDLMEGISSEAASLAAHLKLGRLVVLYDSNDISLDGDLDKSFSESIEGRFKSYGWQYIRVEDGNDFEAIEKAIAEAKADVTRPTMIEVKTVIGYGSPNKSGKSAVHGAPLGADELKLTKEYYKWTFEEDFYVPNEVYDRFNETIVEPGVKKEQQWQELFAEYKKAYPELAEQLDRAIKGELPENWDQAIPVYEEGKSLASRASSGEVLNAIAKHVPTFIGGSADLAGSNNTMIKEEKDFTPEHYDGRNVWFGVREFAMGAAMNGMALHGGLQVYGGTFFVFSDYLRPAIRLAALMGLPVTYVFTHDSIAVGEDGPTHEPIEQLPSLRTMPNLSVIRPADGNETAAAWRLALTSKDKPTALVLTRQGLPTLKSSAELANEGVAKGAYVVSPAEGETTDVLLLATGSEVNLAVEAQKVLLNEGIHASVVSMPSWDRFEEQSDAYKQSVIPKTVKKRLAIEMAAPLGWERYVGDEGEILAINGFGASAPGGKVLEEYGFTVENVVSRVKALMNK, from the coding sequence ATGTTCGATAATACAGATCAATTAGCCGTAAATACGATTAGAACACTTTCCATTGATGCAATTGAAAAAGCTAATTCTGGACACCCAGGTTTACCAATGGGAGCAGCTCCAATGGCTTATACTCTTTGGACAAGAATGATGAATCATAATCCAAAAAATCCTGAGTGGTTTAACCGAGATCGTTTTGTTTTATCAGCTGGACATGGTTCTATGCTATTGTATAGCTTACTTCATTTAGCTGGTTATGGTTTAAGCATGGATGAAATCAAGCAATTTCGTCAATGGGGTAGTAAAACTCCTGGTCACCCTGAATATGGTCATACAAAGGGTGTTGAAGCGACTACAGGTCCTTTAGGACAAGGAATTGCAATGGCAGTCGGTATGGCAATGGCTGAACGTCATCTTGCTGGAGTTTATAATAAGGACAAATTTGATATAGTAGACCATTATACATATGCACTTTGTGGTGATGGTGACCTAATGGAAGGTATCTCAAGTGAGGCTGCATCTTTAGCTGCACATCTAAAATTAGGACGTTTAGTTGTCTTGTATGATTCAAATGATATTTCTTTAGATGGAGATCTAGATAAATCGTTCTCTGAAAGCATTGAAGGTCGTTTTAAATCATATGGATGGCAATATATTCGTGTAGAAGACGGGAATGATTTTGAGGCGATTGAAAAGGCGATAGCAGAAGCTAAAGCAGATGTTACACGCCCAACGATGATTGAAGTAAAAACAGTCATTGGTTATGGATCTCCAAATAAATCTGGAAAATCAGCAGTGCATGGTGCTCCATTAGGTGCAGATGAATTAAAATTAACAAAAGAATATTATAAATGGACATTTGAAGAGGATTTCTATGTTCCAAATGAAGTATATGATCGTTTTAATGAAACAATCGTTGAGCCAGGTGTGAAAAAAGAACAACAATGGCAAGAATTATTTGCTGAATATAAAAAAGCTTATCCTGAATTAGCTGAGCAATTAGACCGTGCGATAAAAGGTGAACTTCCTGAAAACTGGGATCAAGCAATTCCTGTCTATGAGGAAGGAAAAAGCCTTGCAAGCAGAGCTTCAAGCGGAGAAGTATTAAATGCTATTGCTAAACATGTACCAACATTTATTGGTGGATCAGCTGACTTAGCAGGCTCTAATAATACAATGATCAAAGAAGAAAAAGATTTTACACCAGAACATTATGATGGACGCAATGTTTGGTTCGGCGTTCGTGAATTTGCAATGGGTGCAGCAATGAATGGTATGGCTTTACATGGTGGATTACAAGTATATGGTGGAACATTCTTCGTGTTCTCCGATTACCTTCGTCCAGCTATTCGTTTAGCAGCATTAATGGGACTTCCAGTAACTTATGTATTTACTCATGATAGTATTGCCGTAGGTGAAGATGGACCTACTCATGAGCCAATAGAGCAATTGCCATCCTTACGAACAATGCCAAATCTATCTGTTATCCGTCCAGCAGATGGAAATGAAACAGCAGCCGCATGGAGATTAGCATTAACATCTAAGGATAAACCAACAGCACTTGTTTTAACTAGACAAGGATTACCAACACTGAAATCATCTGCAGAATTGGCAAATGAGGGTGTTGCAAAAGGTGCTTATGTTGTTTCACCTGCTGAAGGAGAAACAACTGATGTATTATTACTTGCTACTGGTTCTGAAGTAAATCTTGCAGTTGAAGCTCAAAAAGTACTTTTAAATGAAGGGATTCATGCATCTGTAGTAAGTATGCCATCATGGGATCGTTTTGAAGAACAAAGCGATGCATACAAACAATCAGTTATTCCGAAAACAGTGAAAAAACGCTTAGCGATTGAAATGGCTGCTCCACTAGGCTGGGAACGTTATGTTGGAGATGAAGGAGAAATCCTTGCCATTAATGGCTTTGGCGCATCAGCACCAGGTGGAAAAGTACTTGAAGAGTATGGATTTACTGTAGAGAATGTGGTTTCTCGTGTAAAAGCATTAATGAATAAATAA
- a CDS encoding DUF896 domain-containing protein, translating into MLSKEKIARINLLSKKAKGQGLTEDEAKEQSRLRREYLESFRSSMKSTIETVRVIDPNGNDVTPQKVRDVQDRKRLH; encoded by the coding sequence ATGCTTTCTAAAGAAAAAATTGCAAGAATTAATTTGCTTTCAAAAAAGGCAAAAGGTCAAGGCTTAACAGAAGATGAAGCAAAGGAACAATCCCGTTTACGTCGTGAATATCTTGAGAGTTTTCGGTCATCAATGAAAAGCACTATTGAAACTGTTCGGGTTATTGATCCAAATGGTAATGACGTAACACCACAAAAAGTGCGGGATGTACAGGACAGAAAACGGTTACATTAA
- a CDS encoding YneB family resolvase-like protein: protein MKSIIYCRVSTNKQTQETSLERQEVELIEAANHWKFEVTKIIKDQASGYDLDRPGVLEIFDLIKEEDIEAILVQDETRLGRGNAKIALLHCLKKEGVKVFCVSHQGELELSESDSMVLNIVSMVEEYQRKLHNLKIKRGMKRAVDKGFHPEFNLNGQRNEQGRDRIELPIEEIVRLRQNDLTFAEIAATLRGFGYNVSKATVNRRYQEYMKSEK from the coding sequence ATGAAATCAATTATATATTGTCGTGTCAGTACAAATAAACAAACACAGGAAACATCTTTAGAACGGCAAGAAGTCGAATTAATAGAGGCTGCTAATCACTGGAAATTTGAAGTCACTAAGATAATAAAAGATCAGGCTAGCGGATACGATTTGGATAGACCTGGAGTACTAGAAATATTTGATCTTATAAAAGAAGAAGATATAGAAGCTATTTTAGTACAGGATGAAACAAGATTAGGTAGAGGAAATGCAAAAATTGCTTTGCTTCACTGTCTAAAAAAGGAAGGTGTAAAGGTCTTTTGTGTATCCCACCAAGGTGAACTGGAATTGTCCGAATCAGACTCTATGGTTCTTAATATTGTCAGTATGGTTGAAGAATATCAAAGAAAATTACATAATTTAAAAATAAAAAGAGGCATGAAACGAGCTGTAGATAAGGGCTTTCACCCAGAATTTAATCTTAATGGACAGCGTAATGAGCAAGGAAGAGACCGGATTGAACTTCCTATTGAAGAAATTGTTCGTCTACGCCAAAATGACTTAACTTTTGCTGAAATTGCTGCTACCTTAAGAGGCTTTGGGTATAATGTATCGAAAGCAACAGTTAATCGAAGATATCAGGAATATATGAAAAGTGAAAAATAA